In Rhizobium oryzihabitans, one DNA window encodes the following:
- a CDS encoding AraC family transcriptional regulator, translated as MNDALTEMLRGLRLDGVEYGRCRMATPWATAFPEQEAARFHFIGVGQAKLRKPSGEWLTLKCGDAVLLPRGHAHILGSGEDVRPAPFDRFGKKEVCQGIFDMQCASAGGDTVAFTASMRFNMDNLHPLLQLMPDVMLTSDLAKSDPAIPHLLEAMAREVELNRVGAGGILARLADVLTATLIRTWVEYGCGDSSGWLAAVRNPELGRVLAAIHLTPEKDWSVEELASLMGASRSSFAERFTRVVGESPARYVVRIRMHQARLWLREGMRVTLAAEKLGYDSEASFSRAFKRVIGAPPSQFRRKDTAGLEDAA; from the coding sequence ATGAATGATGCACTGACGGAAATGTTGCGTGGCCTGCGGCTTGACGGTGTTGAATACGGTCGCTGCCGCATGGCGACGCCCTGGGCGACAGCCTTTCCCGAACAGGAGGCGGCGCGGTTTCATTTCATCGGTGTTGGACAGGCCAAATTGCGGAAACCTTCCGGGGAATGGCTGACGCTGAAATGCGGCGATGCGGTGCTTCTGCCCCGTGGCCATGCGCATATACTGGGCAGCGGCGAGGATGTGAGGCCCGCCCCCTTCGACCGGTTCGGCAAGAAGGAAGTGTGCCAGGGCATTTTTGACATGCAATGCGCCAGCGCCGGTGGCGACACGGTGGCGTTTACCGCCTCCATGCGTTTCAACATGGATAATCTGCACCCGCTGTTGCAGCTTATGCCGGATGTGATGCTGACCAGTGATCTGGCCAAAAGCGACCCGGCCATTCCGCATCTCCTGGAAGCCATGGCGCGCGAGGTGGAACTGAACCGCGTCGGTGCCGGCGGCATTCTGGCGCGGCTTGCCGATGTCCTGACGGCGACCTTGATCCGCACATGGGTGGAATATGGCTGCGGCGATTCCAGCGGCTGGCTTGCCGCCGTGCGCAATCCCGAACTTGGGCGGGTGCTGGCCGCCATCCACCTCACCCCCGAAAAGGACTGGAGCGTGGAAGAGCTTGCCTCCCTGATGGGCGCGTCCCGCTCCAGCTTCGCGGAACGCTTCACCCGTGTGGTCGGTGAAAGCCCGGCGCGTTATGTGGTGCGCATTCGCATGCATCAGGCGCGGTTGTGGCTGCGTGAGGGCATGCGCGTGACGCTGGCGGCGGAAAAACTCGGCTACGATTCCGAAGCCTCCTTCAGTCGCGCCTTCAAACGGGTGATCGGCGCGCCACCCAGCCAGTTCCGCAGGAAGGACACGGCCGGGCTGGAGGATGCAGCTTAA
- a CDS encoding Y-family DNA polymerase codes for MQRVVSLYLPTWPTDRYRRLSGKDAPPVEKPLVMIGRQGSRRLVLALDRAAKAAGIRPGTPVSKAQALVPGLLVENLDAGADARALQQLAFHFLRIYAPIVAADPPDGLVLDTAGADHLHGNEGLMLSGMVNRLHAAGFAARAAIADSWGAAHALARFGREEISIVPPGAQRTVISGLPLSALRLEERIVSGLKVLGFRTIGELAEAPRAPLTLRFGPELVRRLSQAFGEIGEPIEPVRVAELVEVRRAFPEPIAAAETIARYTQKLVTGLCTALEKRGLGARRVDLVLHRVDSGLQAVRAGTSRPVRDVKQLVRLLTDRIDTIDPGFGIEMMVLTATHAEPLVAVQARSSLLEEGRADIADTVDVILNRGHRVYRYAAVASDVPERSVAPVAALAPEDTLGWPGHWPRPVRLFARPEPIETLALLPDHPPRYFLWKGVRHNVRRADGPERVFGEWWKRDREKAAVRDYFTVENESGERFWIFRSGDGEHAETGSQGWFIHGVFA; via the coding sequence ATGCAAAGGGTCGTCTCGCTCTACCTGCCGACATGGCCGACGGATCGCTACCGGCGTCTTTCGGGCAAGGACGCGCCGCCGGTTGAAAAGCCGCTGGTCATGATCGGCCGTCAGGGCAGCCGCCGGCTGGTGCTGGCGCTCGACAGGGCAGCGAAGGCGGCGGGCATCCGGCCCGGCACGCCGGTCAGCAAGGCGCAGGCGCTGGTGCCCGGCCTTCTCGTCGAAAATCTGGATGCGGGCGCCGATGCCCGCGCCCTGCAGCAGCTCGCATTTCACTTCCTGCGCATCTACGCCCCCATCGTCGCCGCCGATCCACCGGACGGGCTGGTGCTTGATACGGCGGGGGCAGACCATCTGCACGGCAATGAGGGGCTGATGCTGAGCGGCATGGTCAACCGCCTGCATGCCGCTGGTTTTGCAGCCCGCGCCGCCATTGCCGATAGCTGGGGAGCGGCCCATGCGCTTGCCCGTTTCGGCCGTGAGGAAATCAGCATCGTGCCGCCGGGTGCCCAGCGGACGGTGATCAGTGGATTGCCGCTTTCCGCGCTCCGGCTGGAGGAGCGTATCGTGTCAGGCTTGAAGGTGCTCGGCTTCCGTACCATTGGCGAACTTGCCGAGGCTCCGCGTGCGCCGCTTACCCTGCGTTTCGGCCCGGAACTCGTTCGCCGCCTTTCCCAGGCTTTCGGGGAGATCGGCGAACCCATAGAACCGGTGCGCGTGGCCGAGCTGGTGGAGGTGCGGCGCGCCTTTCCCGAGCCGATTGCGGCGGCGGAGACGATTGCCCGTTATACACAGAAGCTTGTTACAGGCCTTTGCACAGCGCTTGAAAAACGCGGCCTCGGCGCACGTCGTGTCGATCTGGTGCTGCACCGGGTGGATAGCGGCCTGCAGGCGGTGCGGGCAGGCACCTCCAGACCGGTGCGTGATGTCAAACAGCTGGTTCGGCTCCTGACCGACCGGATCGACACCATCGATCCCGGCTTCGGCATCGAGATGATGGTGCTGACCGCCACCCATGCCGAGCCGCTTGTGGCTGTACAGGCCCGTTCCTCGCTTCTGGAGGAAGGCCGTGCGGACATCGCCGATACGGTGGATGTCATCCTCAATCGCGGCCACAGGGTTTATCGTTATGCAGCGGTGGCAAGCGACGTGCCGGAACGTTCCGTTGCCCCCGTGGCGGCGCTTGCGCCTGAAGATACGCTCGGCTGGCCTGGCCACTGGCCCCGCCCTGTCAGGCTTTTTGCAAGGCCGGAACCCATCGAGACGCTGGCGCTGCTGCCCGACCACCCGCCGCGTTATTTCCTCTGGAAGGGCGTGCGCCACAATGTGCGGCGCGCCGACGGGCCGGAACGGGTGTTCGGCGAATGGTGGAAACGCGACCGGGAAAAGGCGGCCGTGCGCGATTATTTCACGGTGGAAAACGAAAGCGGAGAGCGTTTCTGGATTTTCCGCTCCGGTGATGGCGAACATGCCGAGACGGGTTCGCAGGGCTGGTTTATCCATGGGGTCTTCGCATGA
- a CDS encoding ABC transporter permease — MVAVTRRLKRLAPQLIALFVILAAITIVSPGFLHVSFQNGRLYGSLMDILVRAAPVALLTIGMTLVIATKGIDLSIGAVIAICGAVAATLISNGHSIPSVIVVSLAVGIACGLWNGVLVALLDIQPIIATLILMVAGRGIAQLITEGVILTFNNDGFSAIGSGSLAGIPLPVIIWVAAALLIGLLVRKSALGFLIEATGINRHAAALAGVRARFLLFFVYAVSGLCAAIAGLIVTADIRGADANNAGLWLELDAILAVVIGGTSLNGGRFSITASLIGALIIQTINTGILVSGFPPEFNLIIKAGIIMVVLTLQSPAIMTVLGFVRTPKPHPKPAAASSMTKEGTAR; from the coding sequence ATGGTGGCTGTGACACGACGCCTGAAAAGGCTTGCTCCCCAGCTTATCGCCCTCTTCGTCATTCTGGCAGCGATTACAATCGTTTCGCCGGGCTTCCTGCATGTTTCGTTCCAGAACGGCAGGCTCTATGGCAGCCTGATGGACATCCTCGTGCGTGCTGCCCCCGTGGCGCTGCTGACCATCGGCATGACGCTCGTCATCGCCACCAAAGGCATCGATCTGTCGATCGGCGCGGTCATCGCCATTTGCGGAGCGGTTGCCGCCACGCTCATCAGCAATGGCCATTCCATCCCCTCTGTCATCGTCGTCTCGCTGGCGGTGGGCATTGCCTGCGGGTTGTGGAACGGGGTGCTGGTCGCCCTGCTCGACATACAGCCGATCATCGCCACCCTGATCCTGATGGTGGCGGGGCGCGGCATCGCCCAACTGATCACGGAAGGTGTCATTCTCACCTTCAATAATGACGGTTTCTCCGCCATCGGCTCCGGCTCACTCGCTGGCATTCCGCTGCCTGTCATCATCTGGGTGGCGGCCGCACTGCTGATCGGCCTTCTGGTGCGCAAAAGCGCGCTCGGTTTCCTGATCGAGGCGACCGGCATCAATCGCCATGCGGCAGCGCTCGCCGGGGTTCGAGCACGCTTCCTGCTGTTTTTCGTCTATGCCGTTTCCGGCCTTTGCGCGGCCATCGCCGGCTTGATCGTAACCGCAGATATTCGTGGCGCGGATGCCAACAATGCCGGGCTGTGGCTGGAACTGGACGCCATATTGGCAGTGGTGATCGGCGGTACCTCGCTGAATGGCGGCCGCTTCTCCATCACCGCCTCGCTCATCGGCGCACTCATCATCCAGACCATCAATACCGGTATTCTGGTCTCCGGTTTCCCGCCGGAATTCAACCTCATCATCAAGGCAGGCATCATCATGGTGGTTCTGACGCTGCAATCACCGGCGATCATGACGGTTCTGGGCTTCGTCAGAACGCCGAAGCCGCACCCGAAACCGGCCGCCGCCAGCAGCATGACCAAGGAAGGAACCGCGCGATGA
- a CDS encoding FadR/GntR family transcriptional regulator has product MGLLETTISGRKRRNSHAHVVSELGSAIVSGRIAEGSLLPNDAELSLRFGVSRTVLRETMKTLAAKRLVEPKAKVGTRVLDRSSWNFFDPDVLGWRCEAGIDEEFVTHLAEIRLALEPAAAAAAALQASNDDIVSLYVIAAKFDNPKHTPETIAKVDLEFHLAVAHMSGNPFMRSASGLIEAALAISFQLSSPAASPGTIAEIASNHLRIVHAIAARDADAAVKAMRHVIEVGKDRTQKAIKAP; this is encoded by the coding sequence TTGGGGCTGCTCGAAACGACGATAAGCGGACGAAAACGCCGGAACAGCCACGCCCATGTGGTCTCCGAACTCGGCAGCGCCATCGTTTCGGGCAGAATAGCTGAAGGTTCTCTCCTGCCCAATGATGCCGAACTGTCCTTGCGTTTCGGGGTTTCGCGCACCGTGCTGCGTGAAACAATGAAGACGCTGGCGGCCAAGCGGCTGGTGGAACCCAAGGCCAAGGTCGGCACCCGCGTTCTCGACCGTTCAAGCTGGAACTTCTTCGACCCGGATGTGCTGGGCTGGCGCTGCGAAGCCGGCATAGACGAGGAATTCGTCACGCATCTGGCGGAAATCCGCCTCGCGCTCGAACCGGCCGCCGCTGCCGCTGCGGCCCTTCAGGCCTCGAATGACGATATCGTTTCCCTTTACGTGATCGCCGCCAAGTTCGACAATCCGAAACATACGCCGGAGACCATCGCCAAGGTCGATCTCGAATTCCACCTTGCCGTCGCGCATATGTCCGGCAATCCCTTCATGCGTTCGGCAAGCGGGCTCATCGAAGCGGCACTCGCCATATCCTTCCAGCTTTCGTCACCGGCAGCCTCACCCGGCACCATTGCCGAAATTGCCTCCAATCACCTGCGCATCGTGCACGCCATTGCGGCTCGGGATGCCGATGCCGCGGTGAAGGCCATGCGCCACGTGATCGAGGTTGGTAAGGACCGGACGCAGAAGGCGATCAAGGCGCCTTGA
- a CDS encoding MFS transporter, whose translation MNTRTINELEYVPRKKEPDAKWAAVVSLSLGVFGLVTAEFLPVSLLTPLSTDLSISSGIAGQSITVTALVAAVAGPGVVIGTRSIDRRWTLLGLTMLLIISSTLAAFANGLFMLFASRVLLGIGLGGFWAMSAALALRLVPLDKMPRAMAIILTGVSVATVCAAPVGAWIGATLGWRAAFVVAGVLGVIALLVQLLTVPSLPPAGAPGLSTMFRLLQRPQVRIGLLTTLFIVAGHFAGFTYVRPFLEDVPQLGVEAISLVLLAYGIGGFFGNLFGGFLAEKNTAWAVTFAATLIAASASVLVLAGASPIVAGLAIASWGFAFGALPVSVQSFITRVASDEAESAGALLLTTFQIAISSGAVLGGLLIDLQGATMVFVFVSIAALLGASLMASRRGVVPQVEASQG comes from the coding sequence ATGAACACCCGGACAATCAACGAACTTGAATATGTGCCGCGCAAAAAGGAGCCGGATGCGAAGTGGGCCGCCGTGGTTTCACTTTCGCTCGGCGTGTTCGGACTGGTGACGGCGGAATTTCTGCCGGTCAGCCTTCTGACACCACTGTCCACCGATCTTTCCATCAGTTCCGGCATTGCCGGCCAGTCCATCACCGTCACTGCGCTGGTTGCGGCGGTGGCTGGTCCCGGCGTCGTCATCGGCACACGCAGCATCGACCGCCGCTGGACCCTGCTCGGGCTTACCATGCTGTTGATCATCTCCAGCACGCTGGCTGCCTTTGCCAATGGTCTTTTCATGCTGTTTGCATCGCGCGTCCTGCTTGGCATCGGCCTTGGCGGCTTCTGGGCCATGTCGGCAGCGCTGGCGCTGAGGCTCGTGCCGCTCGATAAGATGCCGCGCGCCATGGCCATCATTCTGACGGGCGTTTCGGTCGCCACCGTCTGCGCTGCCCCGGTGGGTGCATGGATCGGCGCGACGCTCGGCTGGCGTGCGGCCTTCGTCGTCGCCGGCGTGCTCGGCGTCATTGCACTTCTCGTGCAATTGCTCACCGTTCCGTCCCTGCCGCCAGCCGGCGCGCCGGGTCTTTCCACGATGTTCCGCCTGTTGCAGCGCCCACAGGTCAGGATCGGCCTTCTGACGACGCTGTTCATTGTCGCAGGTCACTTTGCCGGCTTTACCTATGTGCGCCCGTTCCTCGAAGACGTGCCGCAGCTTGGCGTCGAGGCGATCTCGCTGGTTTTGCTGGCCTACGGTATCGGCGGCTTCTTCGGTAATCTCTTCGGCGGTTTCCTCGCCGAGAAAAACACGGCCTGGGCGGTGACGTTCGCCGCCACCCTCATCGCCGCGTCCGCCTCGGTGCTGGTGCTCGCCGGTGCATCGCCCATCGTCGCGGGCCTCGCCATCGCCTCCTGGGGCTTTGCTTTCGGCGCACTTCCGGTGAGCGTGCAGAGCTTCATCACGAGGGTCGCTTCCGATGAGGCCGAAAGCGCCGGCGCGCTTTTGCTCACCACCTTCCAGATCGCCATCTCCAGCGGTGCGGTTCTGGGCGGTCTGCTGATCGACCTTCAGGGCGCAACCATGGTCTTCGTCTTCGTGTCGATCGCCGCACTCCTCGGCGCATCGCTGATGGCGTCGCGCCGGGGTGTGGTGCCGCAGGTCGAGGCGTCGCAGGGGTAA
- a CDS encoding class I SAM-dependent methyltransferase encodes MSIADDARFWNRSARKYAKGRVSDEAGYERTLERTRALLKPDDRVLELGCGTGTTAIRLAGGVKDYLATDISADMIAIAEERKSAAGALSNLAFRVTTAEAILPGDVPFNAVLGFNYLHLVRDLPGTLQHIHSLLGAQGLLITKTPCVGDMNPLIRLVLPVMRAIGKAPYAGVFNATELSRHIMAGGFDILATEIHATRGKDRRPYIVARKR; translated from the coding sequence ATGAGCATTGCCGACGACGCCCGTTTCTGGAACCGGAGCGCGCGGAAATATGCAAAGGGCAGAGTTTCGGATGAAGCGGGATATGAGCGAACGCTGGAGCGAACCCGCGCCCTGCTGAAACCGGATGACAGGGTGCTGGAACTGGGCTGCGGCACCGGGACAACGGCAATCCGGCTGGCGGGCGGTGTCAAAGACTACCTTGCGACGGATATTTCCGCTGACATGATCGCGATTGCCGAGGAGCGAAAATCCGCCGCCGGCGCTCTTTCGAACCTTGCCTTCCGCGTAACGACTGCGGAAGCAATCCTGCCTGGCGACGTGCCGTTTAATGCGGTGCTGGGTTTCAATTATCTTCATCTGGTCCGCGACCTGCCCGGCACATTGCAGCATATCCATTCCCTGCTTGGCGCGCAGGGACTGTTGATCACCAAGACACCCTGCGTCGGCGATATGAACCCGCTTATCCGCCTTGTGCTGCCGGTGATGCGGGCAATCGGCAAGGCACCCTATGCCGGCGTGTTCAATGCGACCGAACTGAGCCGGCATATAATGGCGGGCGGCTTCGACATTCTGGCCACGGAAATCCATGCCACGAGGGGCAAAGACAGGCGCCCCTACATCGTGGCGCGCAAAAGGTGA
- a CDS encoding sugar ABC transporter ATP-binding protein — MPETAPLLEARSIGKSFLGITALDGVDFSLRRGEIHALLGENGAGKSTLIKILTGVYHRDSGAIFLEGGEISPANVGEAQSLGIGTVYQEVNLLENLTVAENLFLGRQPRRFGLIDRSTMQKNSQALLAQYGLSIDVNALLSSYSVAIRQIIAIARAVDLSGKVLVLDEPTASLDAHEVEMLFGVLKNLRARGIGIVIITHFLNQVYDIADRVTVLRNGRLVGTRDIGSLPRSELISMMLGRELQHITHEHQATDDTVAEGEPPIRFEGYGKRGSIAPFDLGIRPGEIVGVAGLLGSGRTETAFLLFGIDRPDTGMAMIDGKAAAISSPEAAISAGFGFCPEERKSDGIIGDFSVTDNIALALQARQGWARPLSRRQKAELAESFIKSLDIRPADPDRPIKFLSGGNQQKAILARWLATQPRLLILDEPTRGIDIGAHAEILKMIEKLCTEGMSLIVISSELEELTAVAHRVVVLSDRRHVSELKGGEVTADNIMRAIADAARTEAA, encoded by the coding sequence ATGCCCGAAACCGCACCACTTCTGGAAGCACGCTCCATCGGTAAATCCTTTCTCGGGATCACGGCGCTGGACGGCGTTGATTTTTCGCTGAGGCGCGGGGAAATCCATGCGCTGCTCGGCGAAAACGGCGCGGGCAAATCGACCCTCATCAAGATATTGACCGGCGTCTACCACCGCGACAGCGGCGCGATCTTTCTGGAGGGCGGCGAGATATCGCCCGCCAATGTCGGCGAGGCGCAGTCGCTCGGCATCGGCACGGTCTATCAGGAAGTGAACCTTCTCGAAAACCTGACGGTGGCCGAAAACCTGTTTCTTGGCCGCCAGCCGCGCCGCTTCGGACTTATCGACCGCAGCACGATGCAGAAGAATTCGCAGGCGCTGCTTGCCCAATACGGGCTTTCCATTGACGTCAACGCGCTGCTTTCCAGCTATTCCGTCGCCATCCGGCAGATCATCGCCATTGCCCGAGCCGTCGATCTTTCCGGCAAGGTGCTGGTGCTGGACGAACCCACCGCCAGCCTTGATGCCCATGAGGTCGAGATGCTGTTCGGGGTTTTGAAAAACCTGCGCGCGCGCGGCATCGGCATCGTCATCATCACCCACTTCCTCAATCAGGTCTATGATATCGCCGACCGGGTGACGGTGCTGCGCAACGGCCGCCTTGTCGGCACACGCGACATCGGCAGCCTGCCGAGGTCCGAACTGATTTCAATGATGCTGGGCCGCGAGCTTCAGCACATCACACACGAACACCAGGCGACCGACGATACGGTTGCCGAGGGCGAGCCGCCGATCCGTTTCGAAGGTTACGGCAAACGCGGCAGCATCGCCCCCTTCGATCTCGGCATCCGGCCGGGAGAGATCGTCGGCGTCGCCGGCCTTTTGGGCTCGGGACGGACGGAAACCGCCTTCCTGCTCTTCGGCATCGACCGACCCGATACCGGCATGGCGATGATCGACGGAAAAGCGGCGGCGATTTCGTCTCCCGAAGCCGCGATCTCGGCGGGGTTCGGTTTCTGCCCGGAAGAGCGCAAGTCGGACGGCATCATCGGCGATTTTTCGGTGACGGACAATATTGCGCTGGCGCTTCAGGCGCGTCAGGGCTGGGCGCGTCCGCTTTCCCGAAGGCAGAAGGCTGAACTGGCTGAAAGCTTCATCAAATCGCTCGACATCCGACCTGCCGATCCTGACCGGCCGATAAAGTTCCTGTCCGGCGGCAACCAGCAGAAGGCCATTCTGGCGCGCTGGCTCGCCACCCAACCCCGGCTTCTGATCCTCGACGAGCCCACCCGAGGCATCGATATCGGCGCACATGCGGAAATCCTCAAGATGATCGAAAAACTCTGTACCGAGGGCATGTCGCTCATCGTCATCTCATCCGAACTGGAGGAACTTACAGCCGTTGCCCACCGGGTCGTCGTCTTGTCCGACCGCCGGCATGTCAGCGAACTGAAGGGCGGCGAGGTGACGGCCGATAACATCATGCGGGCCATCGCGGATGCGGCCAGAACGGAGGCGGCATGA
- a CDS encoding error-prone DNA polymerase produces MSTPRYAELQVTTHFSFLRGASSCEELFEQAKRLGIEALGIVDRNSLAGIPRAYEAASNHGIRLIIGCRLDLDDDLSVLVYPMDRPAYGRLCRLLSVGKKRGGKGKCRLTWDDLVTYGEGLIVVLLADLADDLCALRLRRLKAAFADRAYMALSLRRRPNDQMRLFELSGMAEAAGVPTVVTNDVLFHVPERRMLQDVVTCIRHNCTIDEAGFRRERHADRYMKPPEEMHRLFARYPEALCRSLEIAKRCKFSLKELVYQYPEERSLPGLTAQQALEKLVWEAVPGRYPDGLPEKVKRALHHELGLIGRLEYAPYFLTVNAIVRHARSLDILCQGRGSAANSVVCYVLGITAIDPVKVDLLFERFVSEERREPPDIDVDFEHQRREEVIQWVYDTYGRDKAALCSVVTRYRGRGALRDVGKVLGLPEDLTKLLSSQVWRWSEGVGEKQVQELNLNMEDRRLKLAFELANQLVGTPRHHSQHPGGFVLTHDRLDELVPIEPAAMDDRQIIEWDKDDIDVVKFMKMDCLALGMLSCMKRGFNMLEERTGVKYDLATVPQDDDPTYAMIQKADTLGTFQIESRAQMSMLPRLKPKIFYDLVIQVAIVRPGPIQGDMVHPYLRRRDKKEEEHYPKEELRGVLGKTLGVPLFQEQAMRVAIECAGFSPGKADQLRRAMATFKNVGTISKFRQDMIDGMVERGYEQEFAERIFKQLEGFGSYGFPESHAASFALIAYASSWLKCHHPDIFCTALLNSQPMGFYAPAQIVRDARDHGVEVRPVCVNNSRFDCTLEPTGKKNGKGEERFAVRLGLRMVKGLSNKHAADIVTGRQDRPFASVDDLWRRAGVPAAALVCLAEADAFLPSLSLARREALWAIKALRDEPLPLFAAAASRENTVVDELQEPSVTLRPMTDGGEVVQDYGHVGLTLREHPMTFLRHDLSRRRIVTCAEAVRVRDGTWLETAGLVLVRQRPGSAKGVIFMTLEDETGIANAVLWVKTFEKYRRVVLSAGMVGIYGKIQREGEVVHLVAHRLTDLSEALASVGERNHAFPLPHGRGDEFHHGIPPEDHRANRKHPPPAADDEDEVERIKVISRNFH; encoded by the coding sequence ATGAGCACGCCGCGTTATGCCGAGCTGCAGGTGACCACGCATTTTTCCTTCCTGCGCGGCGCAAGCTCCTGCGAGGAGCTTTTCGAACAGGCCAAACGCCTTGGCATCGAGGCTTTGGGTATTGTCGACAGAAACAGCCTTGCAGGCATTCCCCGTGCTTATGAGGCGGCAAGCAACCACGGCATCCGGCTCATCATCGGCTGCCGCCTCGATCTGGATGACGATCTTTCCGTGCTTGTCTATCCCATGGATCGCCCGGCTTACGGGCGGCTTTGCCGGCTGCTTTCCGTCGGCAAGAAAAGGGGAGGCAAAGGCAAATGCCGGCTGACATGGGATGATCTCGTGACCTATGGTGAAGGCCTGATCGTAGTGCTGCTCGCCGATCTCGCCGATGATCTCTGCGCGCTTCGCCTGCGGCGACTGAAAGCCGCTTTTGCGGACCGGGCCTATATGGCGCTAAGCCTCAGAAGACGGCCCAACGACCAGATGCGGCTTTTCGAACTGTCTGGGATGGCCGAAGCCGCTGGTGTGCCGACAGTGGTGACCAATGACGTACTGTTTCATGTGCCCGAGCGGCGCATGCTGCAGGATGTCGTTACCTGCATCCGGCATAATTGCACCATCGACGAGGCGGGTTTCCGGCGCGAACGCCATGCCGACCGCTATATGAAACCACCGGAAGAGATGCACCGGCTGTTTGCCCGTTATCCTGAAGCGCTCTGCCGCAGTCTCGAAATCGCGAAACGCTGCAAATTTTCGCTGAAGGAACTGGTCTATCAATACCCTGAAGAGCGCAGCCTGCCGGGGCTGACGGCGCAGCAGGCGCTGGAGAAGCTCGTCTGGGAGGCGGTGCCAGGGCGTTATCCGGATGGTCTGCCGGAGAAGGTGAAAAGGGCGTTGCATCATGAGCTTGGCCTCATCGGAAGGCTGGAATATGCGCCCTATTTCCTGACGGTGAATGCCATCGTCCGCCATGCGCGCTCGCTTGATATTCTCTGCCAGGGGCGTGGCTCGGCCGCCAATTCGGTGGTCTGTTACGTGCTCGGCATCACTGCCATCGATCCCGTCAAGGTCGATCTCCTGTTCGAACGTTTTGTTTCGGAAGAACGGCGCGAACCGCCGGACATCGACGTGGATTTCGAGCATCAGCGGCGCGAAGAGGTCATCCAGTGGGTTTATGACACCTATGGTCGCGACAAGGCCGCGCTCTGTTCGGTCGTCACCCGTTATCGCGGGCGCGGGGCGCTTCGCGATGTCGGCAAGGTTTTGGGCCTGCCGGAAGATTTGACGAAACTTCTGTCCTCGCAGGTCTGGCGCTGGAGCGAAGGAGTGGGTGAAAAACAGGTGCAGGAGCTGAACCTCAATATGGAGGATAGACGCCTGAAACTCGCCTTCGAGCTGGCCAACCAGCTTGTCGGCACGCCGCGCCATCACAGCCAGCATCCGGGCGGCTTCGTTCTGACCCATGACCGGCTGGACGAGCTGGTGCCGATCGAACCCGCCGCCATGGACGACCGGCAGATCATCGAATGGGACAAGGACGATATCGATGTCGTCAAGTTCATGAAGATGGATTGCCTGGCGCTCGGCATGCTCTCCTGCATGAAGCGCGGTTTCAACATGCTGGAAGAGCGCACGGGCGTTAAATACGATCTCGCCACTGTCCCGCAGGATGATGACCCCACCTATGCCATGATCCAGAAAGCCGATACGCTCGGCACCTTCCAGATTGAAAGCCGGGCGCAGATGTCCATGCTGCCGCGGTTGAAGCCAAAGATATTTTACGATCTCGTCATTCAGGTCGCCATCGTTCGTCCCGGTCCCATTCAGGGCGATATGGTGCACCCCTATCTTCGTCGCCGTGACAAAAAAGAAGAGGAACATTATCCGAAAGAGGAATTGAGAGGCGTGCTGGGCAAAACGCTGGGCGTGCCGCTGTTTCAGGAGCAGGCGATGCGCGTCGCCATCGAATGCGCCGGTTTTTCACCCGGCAAGGCGGATCAGTTGCGTCGCGCCATGGCAACCTTCAAGAATGTCGGCACCATCTCCAAATTCCGGCAGGATATGATCGATGGCATGGTGGAACGCGGTTATGAGCAAGAATTCGCCGAACGCATCTTCAAGCAGCTGGAAGGGTTCGGCAGCTATGGTTTTCCTGAAAGCCATGCGGCCTCCTTCGCGCTGATCGCCTATGCCTCCTCATGGCTGAAATGCCATCATCCCGATATTTTCTGTACGGCGCTTCTCAATTCACAACCCATGGGGTTTTACGCCCCGGCGCAGATCGTGCGTGATGCGCGCGATCATGGCGTGGAGGTGCGCCCGGTCTGCGTCAATAACAGCCGTTTTGATTGTACGCTGGAGCCTACGGGCAAGAAGAATGGCAAGGGTGAGGAGCGGTTTGCCGTGCGGCTTGGCCTGCGCATGGTGAAGGGGCTTTCCAACAAACATGCTGCCGATATCGTCACCGGTCGGCAGGATCGGCCTTTCGCCTCCGTCGACGATCTGTGGCGAAGGGCGGGTGTTCCCGCCGCTGCCCTAGTCTGTCTCGCCGAAGCCGATGCCTTTCTGCCGTCGCTTTCGCTTGCCAGACGCGAGGCGCTCTGGGCCATCAAGGCCTTGCGGGATGAGCCGCTGCCGCTTTTCGCCGCTGCCGCCAGCCGGGAAAACACCGTGGTGGACGAGCTTCAGGAGCCATCCGTCACGCTCAGGCCCATGACGGATGGCGGCGAGGTGGTGCAGGATTACGGCCATGTGGGGCTGACGCTGCGCGAACATCCCATGACCTTCCTGCGGCATGATCTTTCCCGCCGCCGCATCGTCACCTGTGCGGAGGCGGTGCGCGTTCGGGATGGCACATGGCTGGAAACGGCCGGTCTGGTGCTGGTGCGCCAGCGCCCCGGTTCGGCAAAGGGCGTGATCTTCATGACGCTGGAGGACGAGACGGGCATTGCCAATGCGGTGCTGTGGGTCAAAACCTTCGAAAAATACCGCCGTGTGGTGTTGTCAGCCGGCATGGTCGGCATTTACGGCAAGATCCAGCGGGAGGGCGAGGTGGTCCATCTGGTCGCCCACCGGTTGACCGACCTGTCGGAGGCGCTGGCAAGCGTGGGTGAGCGCAACCACGCCTTCCCCCTGCCGCACGGGCGTGGCGATGAGTTTCACCATGGTATTCCGCCGGAAGATCACCGTGCAAACAGGAAACATCCGCCGCCTGCCGCCGATGATGAAGATGAGGTGGAGCGGATAAAGGTCATCTCCCGCAACTTCCACTGA